The uncultured Fusobacterium sp. genome includes a window with the following:
- the cas4 gene encoding CRISPR-associated protein Cas4, whose protein sequence is MEKNISGTIFYYYFVCKRKLWLFSNGIQLENENEDVKIGKLIDENSYSRALKHVLIDETVNIDFIKDWKILHEVKKQKSIEEAGIWQLKYYIYFLRKRGINIEKGILDYPKLRKREIVILTIEDENKIEKILEEIKILLKLKEPPKIEKTNLCKKCAYYEYCYI, encoded by the coding sequence ATGGAAAAAAATATATCTGGAACAATATTTTATTATTATTTTGTTTGTAAAAGAAAACTTTGGTTATTTTCAAATGGAATTCAACTAGAAAATGAAAATGAAGATGTAAAAATAGGAAAGTTGATTGATGAAAATAGTTATTCTCGTGCATTAAAACATGTACTTATAGATGAAACTGTAAATATAGACTTTATAAAAGATTGGAAAATATTACATGAAGTAAAAAAACAAAAAAGTATAGAAGAAGCAGGGATTTGGCAGTTAAAATATTATATTTATTTTTTAAGAAAAAGAGGTATAAATATAGAAAAAGGTATTTTGGATTATCCAAAATTAAGAAAACGTGAGATAGTAATTTTGACTATAGAAGATGAAAATAAAATAGAGAAAATATTAGAAGAGATAAAAATATTATTAAAATTAAAAGAACCACCTAAAATAGAGAAAACAAATTTGTGTAAAAAATGTGCATATTATGAGTATTGCTATATATAG
- the cas1b gene encoding type I-B CRISPR-associated endonuclease Cas1b — protein MENYYIFSNGELRRKDNNICFNDRFLKIEMTNDIYLFGEVELNTKCLNFLGQNNIAIHFFNYYGFYTGSFYPKEINVSGKILIKQVEFYQDLEKRLEIAKEIIKSASDNIFRNLRYYNGRGKNVKAQMELIKSLQFEIDKVKSINELMGIEGNIRKHYYSAWNILVNQEIEFEKRVKRPPDNMINTLISFINSLMYTTCLSEIYKTQLNPTISYLHSAGDRRFSLCLDISEIFKPLIVDRMIFTLLNKNIITEDDFEKDSNYYYLKDKGKRKILEEYEKRLRSTITHKDLKREISYQYLIRLECYKLIKHILGDKKYEGFKMWW, from the coding sequence ATGGAAAATTATTATATTTTTTCAAATGGAGAATTAAGAAGAAAAGATAATAATATTTGTTTTAATGATAGATTTTTAAAAATAGAGATGACAAATGACATTTATCTTTTTGGAGAAGTAGAATTAAATACTAAATGTTTAAATTTTTTAGGACAAAATAATATAGCAATTCATTTTTTTAATTATTATGGCTTTTATACAGGAAGTTTTTATCCAAAAGAAATAAATGTTTCTGGAAAAATCTTAATAAAACAAGTTGAATTTTATCAAGATTTAGAAAAAAGATTAGAAATAGCAAAAGAAATAATAAAAAGTGCAAGTGACAATATTTTTAGAAATTTAAGATACTATAATGGAAGAGGAAAAAATGTAAAAGCTCAAATGGAATTGATAAAATCTTTACAATTTGAAATAGATAAGGTTAAATCTATAAATGAACTTATGGGGATAGAGGGAAATATTAGAAAGCATTACTATTCTGCTTGGAATATTTTAGTTAATCAAGAGATAGAATTTGAAAAAAGAGTAAAACGTCCACCAGATAATATGATTAATACCTTAATTTCTTTTATTAATTCTTTAATGTATACTACTTGTTTATCTGAAATTTATAAGACTCAACTTAATCCAACAATTAGTTATTTACATAGTGCAGGAGATAGAAGATTTTCTCTTTGTTTAGATATTTCAGAAATTTTTAAACCTTTAATTGTAGATAGAATGATTTTTACTCTTTTAAATAAAAATATTATCACAGAAGATGATTTTGAAAAGGATTCAAACTATTATTATTTAAAAGATAAAGGAAAAAGAAAAATTTTAGAGGAATATGAAAAAAGATTAAGAAGTACAATAACACATAAAGATCTAAAAAGAGAGATAAGTTATCAATATTTAATCAGATTAGAATGTTACAAATTAATAAAACATATTTTGGGTGATAAAAAATATGAAGGATTTAAAATGTGGTGGTAA
- the cas2 gene encoding CRISPR-associated endonuclease Cas2 — protein MYVILVYDIRLDDNGAKILRNVFKICKKYLTHIQNSTFEGEVNLSSLNKLQFELNKWIRKDRDSVILFKSRDSKWLNKEFWGIEDDKTSNFL, from the coding sequence ATGTATGTGATACTAGTTTATGATATTAGATTAGATGATAATGGAGCTAAAATATTAAGAAATGTTTTTAAAATTTGTAAGAAATATTTGACACATATACAAAACTCAACTTTTGAAGGTGAAGTAAATTTAAGTTCTTTAAATAAATTACAATTTGAATTAAATAAATGGATAAGAAAAGATAGAGATTCTGTAATATTATTTAAGAGTAGAGATAGTAAATGGTTGAATAAAGAGTTTTGGGGAATAGAAGACGATAAAACTTCTAATTTTTTATAA